The genomic stretch GTACCACCCCCAGATCGTGGGAGATAAACACCATCGACAGTTGCAAGCGTTGCTGCAACGCCACCAGCAGGTCCAGCACCTGCGCCTGAGTGGTGACATCCAGCGCCGATACCGGTTCGTCGCAAATCAGCACATCCGGCTCCGCCGCCAGCGCCTGGGCGATGGAGATGCGCTGGCGCTGCCCGCCGGATAACGATTGTGGTCGTCTGGAGAGCAGCGTCGGCGACAACCCCACCAGTTCCAGCAGCGCAAGAATACGCTGCTGGCGGGCTTGTGGGCTGAGATCGCGCCGTAGGCGCAACGGTTGCTGTAGGATCTGCTCAATGGTGAACTGCGGATCGAACGAACTGAGCGGATCCTGCGTGATGGTTTGAATACGGGCGCGTAACGGGCGGCGTTCTCGTTCGGCCAGCGAGCTCCACGGTTGGCCGGACAGGCGCACTTCACCGCTGTCCGGTTGCTGCAATGCCAGAATCACTTTCCCCAGCGTGGTCTTGCCGGAGCCGGATTCGCCGACAATGCCCAGCGTCTCACCTCGTTCCACCGTCAGCGAAATGTTGTTCACCGCCGTCATACGGCTGCCGTCCGGGCGTTTGAACGAGACGGATACGCCGTCTACCTGCAACGCCAGCCCGTTCTTTTCGCCTGATTCGCCGGCGGAAGAGAGCAGAGTCGACGCCTGCGGGCTAAGCGGGTTTTCTCCCGCCAGCCAGTTGCCGCGGGTGGCGGCGGTCGGGATAGCCGCCAACAGCCTGCGGGTGTAAGGGTGCTGGGGAGCGGACAGCACCTGCCGCGCCGGGCCGCGTTCCACCAGCGTACCTTTCTGCATCACCATCACCTGATCGGCGACCTGCGACACCACCGCCAGATCGTGGGTGATCAGCAGCACGCCGTGTCCGGCCTGCGCTAGCGCGGTGAACAGTTTCAGTACCTGCTGCTGGACGGTGGCATCCAGCGCGGTGGTGGGTTCGTCGGCGATCAATAGTTTTGGCCCGGCGGCCAGCGCCGAGGCGATCAGCGCCCGCTGGCGCAGCCCGCCGGACAGTTCATGCGGGTACTGCGCCGCGCGGTTGGCCGGATCGGGAATACCGACCTGGGCCAGCAACTCAGCGACGCGCGTCGCCACATCATTACGCGACGCCAGTTTATGGGTCAGCAGCGGTTCCGCCACCTCCTGCCCGATGCGCCGTAACGGATCGAGCGACACCAGTGCGTCTTGCAGCACGAAGCCGATCTCCCGGCCGCGCACCTGTTGCCACTGCCGATCGCTGAGTTTTTGCAGGTCGCACCGGCTGCCGTCGTGGCGCACCAGTTCGATAGCGTTGGCCTGAATCTGCGCCCGTTCACCCGCCAGCCCGACCAGCGTTCGGGCGGTGACCGATTTGCCGGAGCCGGATTCGCCCACCAGCGCCAGAATTTCACCCGGATTGACCTGAAACGACAGGTTGCGCACCGATTCCACCGGCCCGTGCGGGCTGGGGAAGGTCACGTTTAATCCATCAACGCGCAGCAACGGCTGCAAAACAGACTGACTCATGCTGCCCCCTTAGCCAAAATGGC from Dickeya fangzhongdai encodes the following:
- a CDS encoding dipeptide ABC transporter ATP-binding protein, whose product is MSQSVLQPLLRVDGLNVTFPSPHGPVESVRNLSFQVNPGEILALVGESGSGKSVTARTLVGLAGERAQIQANAIELVRHDGSRCDLQKLSDRQWQQVRGREIGFVLQDALVSLDPLRRIGQEVAEPLLTHKLASRNDVATRVAELLAQVGIPDPANRAAQYPHELSGGLRQRALIASALAAGPKLLIADEPTTALDATVQQQVLKLFTALAQAGHGVLLITHDLAVVSQVADQVMVMQKGTLVERGPARQVLSAPQHPYTRRLLAAIPTAATRGNWLAGENPLSPQASTLLSSAGESGEKNGLALQVDGVSVSFKRPDGSRMTAVNNISLTVERGETLGIVGESGSGKTTLGKVILALQQPDSGEVRLSGQPWSSLAERERRPLRARIQTITQDPLSSFDPQFTIEQILQQPLRLRRDLSPQARQQRILALLELVGLSPTLLSRRPQSLSGGQRQRISIAQALAAEPDVLICDEPVSALDVTTQAQVLDLLVALQQRLQLSMVFISHDLGVVQHMSHRIAVMKDGDVVERGTVEQIFNQPQHPYTRQLLSTVAPVAINRQNNDIYA